The segment CTTCTTCGAACGTTTCCCGGATGGCCGCCGCAGCGAAGGCCCGCTGGTCCGCGGGCAGCCCCGCGGCCTGCAGCTCCCCGGGACGCTGTGCGGCGTATTCGTGGTCCTGCGGCTCCACCGCGCCGCCCGGGAACACGTAAAATCCGGCGCCGACGCGCAGCGACGCCGGCCGCGCGGTCATGTACACCAAGTTCGGTTCGCGCACCAAGAGCAGCGAGGCCGCGGGGCGCGGCGTCACGGGGGGCAAGCCGCTCACGGCGCCGTCCCCCCGGCGAACAACCCGGTCAGCTCCCGCCGCAGCAGCTTGCCCGCGGCGTTGCGCGGCAGCGCGGCCACGAACGCGAACTGCTTTGGCACTTTGTACCCGGCCAGGCGCTGCCGGCAAAAGAGCGCCAGTTCCTCGGCGGTCGCCGACGCGCCCGGGCGCAGCACCACAGCCGCGGCCGGCACCCGCCCCCACGTGGCGTCGGGCACCCCGACGACGCCGGCGTCCGCCACCGCCGCGTGCTCCCGCAGCACCGCCTCGATTTCCGCCGGGTACACATTCTCGCCGCCCGAGACGAACATGTCGTCCCGGCGATCCAGCACGTAGAGGTAGCCGTCCGCGTCGAGAAAGCCCACGTCGCCCGTGTGAAACCAGCCGTCGCGGAACTTCTCGGCCGTCGCGTCGGGACGCCGCCAGTAGCCCACCGTGACCGTCGGCCCGCGGACGACGATTTCCCCCGCCTCGCCCGGCGCCGCCCAGCGCCGGCTGCCCGCCTCGTCCTCGACGACGACGCGCACTTCGGTGGGAAACAGCGGCTTGCCGGCCGACCCGATCCGGACCAACGCGTCTGCCGGCGCGAGGGTGGCGGCTTGCGAGGCCGTTTCCGTCAGGCCGTACGTCTGAAGAACCGGCATCCCCGCAGCCGCCGCTCGCCGCAGCAGCGCTTCCGGCGCCGGCCCGCCGCCCAGCAGCACCGCCCGCAGCGACGGGGGATAACGCTGCCCGCCCTTGGCGTCCAGCATCCGGTCCAGCATGGCCGCGACCACCGACAGCAGCGTCACGCCGTCTTCGTCAATGGCGCGATTGACGGCCTCGGGGTCAAACCGCGGGTGCAACACGACGGGGATGCCGTACAGGACGCTGCGGAACAGGATGGACAAACCGCTGACGTGAAACAGCGGCACGCACGCCAGCCACCGGTCGCCCGCGGCGAGTCCCAAGTTCAGCGCCGAGCCGACGGCGCTCCACCAGTGGTTGCCGTAGGTCAGCAGCGCGCCTTTGGGCCGGCCCGTCGTGCCCGACGTGTAGAGGATGCTGTGCACTTCGTCCAAGTCCACGTGCGTGCGCGGGGGCGCACCGGCTTCGCCGCGGTCCGGGACTTGCTGGAACCCGGCTGCGGCGCGCAGCTCCGCCACGTCCAAAAGCCGCGGGGTCGCCTCGCCCAGCAGCGACGCCACCGCCTGCGCCTTCTCGGCGTACGTCTCGTCGTAGATCAACAGCGCGGCTTCGGCATCTTGCACCTGCCAGGCCATCTCGCCGGGCGCGAGGCGCACATTGAGCGGCACCAGTACCGCGCCCGCCTTGGCCAGTGCGTGCACGACCACGACGAAGTCGGGCGAATTCGGCAACAACACCGCCACCCGCGGCCCGACCCGCAGCGGTCGTCCCGCCGCATCAGTGGTCAGAGCGTCGCTCTCCGCCGGGTGTCGCGCCCGGGCCTCCGCGAGCGCCGCCCGCAAAGCGCAGGCCGCCCGTTCCGCCTCCTCGTTGAGCTCGGCGAACGTGTACGTGCGCCCACCGAAGAAGAGCGCCGGCGCCTGCGGCGACAAGTATGCCCGGCGGGCCACCCACTCCGGCATCAGCACCATCCGCGCTCACGCCCACCTATCCACCGGATCCCGCGCCGGTCCACCGGCCCAGCGTGGCAGGCGCCCCCGCGCCGCGGGATCCTGGAGCGAGAAAGTTCCTCGACGGCGAAAATCACGCCCAAAGCAGCCCGGCCGCCCACAGCAGCCCGTACAGCAAGTGCAGCCGGCCCGTGCCGGCCAGCACCCGGTTCAGCGCTGTGCCTTGCGCGCCGGCAGCCACCGTGCGCACTAGCCGGACGGCCACGGCCCCGCTCAACAGCGGCAGCAGCGCCGTCGCGCCCGCCGCGCCGGCCAGCCACGCGACGACGGGAACCAGGTACGCCGCGGCCACCAGCAACCCATATTCCCACCGCGTCCCCCGGTCCCCCAGCCGCACCGCCAGCGTCCGCTTGCCCGTCTCCCGGTCGGTGGGAATGTCCCGCAAGTTGTTGACGACGAGAATGGCCGTCACCAGGCATCCGACCGGGATGGACGCCAGCAGGGCCAGCCCGTCCAGCGTTCCGGTGTGAACGTAGTGCGTGCCGGCCACCGCCACCACGCCGAAAAACAGGAAGGCGAACACATCACCCAGCCCGTGGTACGCCAGCGGCCATGGCCCGCCCGTGTACAGGACGCCGCACGCGATGGCCGCCAGGCCCACCGCCAAGATGGGCCAGCCGCGCAGGTACACCAGGTACATGCCTACGGCGAACGCCAGCCCGAAAACGAGCGCCGTCGCGAGCCGCATCTGCTCCGGCGTCACCCAGCCGGCCGCCGTGATACGCACGGGCCCCGTACGCCGCTCCGTGTCGGCGCCGCGGTGAAAGTCAAACAGGTCGTTGGCGAAATTGGTGCCGATCTGGATGAGCACCGACGCGACCAAGGCGGCGAAAAACGCGCCCGGGTGGAACTGCCGCGCCGCGGCCCACGCCGTCGCGCTGCCCACCAGCACCGGCACCACCGCGGCCGGCAGCGTCGCCGGCCGCGCCGCCATGAGCCACATTTTCAGGGCGCCGGGCCGGTCCGCCTGCGGCCGCAGCGACGGCCCGACGCCGAATCCCGCATTACGGGAAGCGTGGGAACTTGGAGAAATCGGGCTTCCGCTTCTCAAGGAATGCGTTCCTTCCTTCTTTGGCTTCGTCGGTCATGTAGAACAGCAGCGTCGCGTCGCCGGCCAACTGCTGCAAGCCCGCCAGCCCGTCGGTGTCCGCGTTGAAGGCGGCCTTCAGGAACCGGATAGCCGTAGGGCTCATCTGCAAAATCTCCTTGGCCCACTTGATGGACTCTTCCTCCAGCTGCTCCAGCGGCACCACCGCGTTGACCAGGCCCATCTCCAGCGCTTCTTGCGCCGTGTACTGCCGGCACAGGTACCAGATCTCCCGCGCCTTCTTGTGGCCCACGATGCGCGCCAGCAGCGTGGCTCCGTAGCCGGCGTCGAAGCTGCCCACCCGCGGGCCCGCCTGCCCGAAGATGGCGTTGTCCGCGGCGATGGTCAGATCGCACACCAAATGCAGCACATGCCCGCCGCCGATGCAATAGCCCGCCACCACCGCGATGACCGGCTTGGGCAAGTAGCGAATTTGCCGCTGCAAGTCCAGGACGTTCAAGCGCGGCACGCCGTCGTCGCCCACGTACCCGGCGTCGCCCCGCACCTTCTGGTCGCCGCCGGTGCAAAACGCCTTGTCCCCGGCGCCCCGCAGCAGCACGACGCCGATCTCGCGGTCCTCCCGCGCGTCGGCGAAAGCGTCCATCATCTCCTGCACCGTCAGCGGCCGAAACGCGTTGTGCACGTGCGGGCGGTTGATGGTAATCCGGGCGATCCCCTCGGCCTTCTCATAGATGATATCGGTGTAGTCCTTGACTTTCTGCCACTGGACCGGCATCGTTCCCCCTGCCTTTCCTCCGTTCAAGCGCCTGTATAGCAGTGCGCCCCGTAAACCCCGTGCGCGAAAGTGCTTGCCTCCCGCGGCTTGCCCGGCCCGGCTGGGCGCCCCTCCGGCCTCGCCGAGCAGGCGCGGGTTGCGGCACCCCTGCTTTGTTTACGGTGGCCGCGCCCGCGCTGGCCTCACCAGCAACCCCCGGTTGCGCGACATGCGCCACACCCGGCCTGTGTCACAATCCCGTCAAAAACTCCGTCACGGCCTGCATGAACGCATCCGGCCGCTCCAAGTGCACGGCGTGCCCCGCATCCGGCACGATGACGGCCCGCGCCCGGGGCATAAGCGCAGCCATCTCCTGCACGATGCCCACGTACTTCTCATCGAGCGCCCCCGCCAGCAGCAACGCCGGCGCCTGGATCTCCCCCAGCCGCCCGTGCAGCGGCTCCTGGACGCCCGCGCCCATGCCGCGCAGCGCGTTGGCCAGCCCTTCGGCCCGCTGCCGCAGCCGCTGCGCCCGCACCGCGGACCGCACCCCCTCCGGTAGCCGCGCCTGTGTGGCGAACAGCGGCAGCCGCTCCCAGCGCTCGACGAAGGACGCCACGCCCTCGCGCTCGATGAAGGCGGCCAGCTCCTCGTCCGCCTGCCGCCTAGCCGCCCGCTCCGCCGGATCCCGGATGCCCGGCGACGCGCTCTCCAGCACCAGCGCCGTGACGCGCTGCGGCGCCGCCAGCGCCAGGTGCAGGGCGACTCGACCGCCCATGGAGTAGCCCAGGACGCGCACGTCGTCCGCACCCAGCTCGTCCAGCAGGCGAACGAGATCGGCCGCGCAGCGCTCCAGCCGGTACCGCTCCGGGTCTCGCGGGGCTCCGGTGCGCCCGTGCCCGGGCAAATCGACGGCGATGACGCGAAACTTCTGAGACCACGCCGGCACGAACGGGTCCCACGTATGCAAGTCGCCCGTAAACCCGTGCAGCAATAGCAGCGCCGGCCCGCGGCCTGTCACCTGGACGTTGTAGGACAAGCCGTTCAAGACGTACACGACGCGAGCACCTCGCGCGCCGCCGCCTGCGCCCGGGCGAACACGTCCCGGTGCTGCGCCACGTTGCGCGCCCGATCCGAGGGCACCTCGACGACGTACAGCCCGCGGCCGGCCACACCCTCTTGCACCGCCTGCCGGAACGCGGCCCAGTCCCGCACCCGGGTGAACCGCCCGCCGTACATCCGCACCACCGGCTCGAAATCGAGCCCGTGGGGCGTGCCGAAGAGGCGCTCGAAATGGCGGGGCACCTCCGCCTGGGGCAGGAAGGAGAAGATGCCGCCGCCGTCGTTGTTGACGACGACGATGGTGCAGGGCAGCCCGTGCAGCTTGGCGGCCAGCAAGCCGTTCAGGTCGTGGTAAAACGACAAGTCGCCCAGCACAAGCACCACGGGCCCGCTCCAGGCGGCGCTGACTCCCAGGGCACTGGAGACGACGCCGTCGATGCCGCTCGCCCCCCGGTTGCCGAACACCCGCACGCGCCGCTGGATGGCCGGGAAAAACGCGTCCATGTCGCGAACGGGCATGCTGTTGCCCACAAACAGCGCGGCGCCGTCCGGCAGCAGCTCGGCCAGTTCCTGAAACACGCGGCCCTCGAACAGGCCCTCCTGCTGCACCGCCGCCTCCCGCAGCACTCGCCGTACCTCGTCGTTCAGCCGCCGCCACAGCTCCCGCCAGTGCGGGCTGTTCGCCCGCTCGCGGCCGGCCGGCCCGGCCCCGCGACCGTCCTCCGGCGCCCCCAGCACCTGCAGCGCCTCCAGCACCGCCCGGCACAGCCAGCCCGGGTCCACGTGCAGCAGCTTGCCGGCCGTCAGCACGGGATCCCGCCACCCGCCGCCTTCGTCCACCACCACCTGCGGCACGCCGGCCCAGCGCTGCAGCGCCTGCAAGAGCGCCTTCGAAACGGGGGCGGCACCGAAGCGGACCACCAGCTCGGGCGTCAACGCCGCCGCGACGGTTTCATCCCGCAAGAACACGTCATACGCGTCGACGACGCCCGCCGAACCCGGCGCCCGCAGGCCGGACAGCGGGTCGGCCAGCACCGGCCAGCCCAGCTTGTCCGCCAGCACGGCGATGTCGCCGGCCGCGGCGGCCGGCGTTTCGGGCCCGCACACGAACAACCCGCGCTCGACGCGCCTCCACTGCCGCGCCAGCTCCTCCACCTGGCGGGAAGCCAGCGTGCGCGTGCCCGCCACGATTTGCGGATGTACCGGCCAGTCGACCGCCGGGCCCGGCAGCGGCACGAGCGGTTCCCGCAGCGGGAAATTCAGGTGGACCGGCCCCGCCGGAGACGCCTTGACCGTGGCCGCGGCCCGCGCCGCCGCCATGCGCGCGTAGGCCACCAGCGGCGCGCTGGCCTCCGGCAAGGGCATGTCCACGAACCATTTCACGTGCGTCCCGTAAAGCCGTACCTGATCGATGGTCTGGTTGGCGCCGACGTCCCGCAGCTCCCGCGGCCGGTCGGCCGTGAGCACGATCAGCGGCACCCGGGAGAAGTGCGCCTCCACCACCGCGGGCATGAAGTTGACCACCGCGGTGCCGGACGTTCCCGCGAGGGCTACCGGCTCGCCCGTGGCTTTCGCCAGCCCGAGGGCGAAGAAAGCCGCCGACCGCTCGTCGATATGCATCCAGACCCGCAAGTCCGGATGGTCGGCGCACAGGAGAGCCAGCGGCGTCGAGCGCGAGCCGGGGCACAGGCACACGTGCCGGACGCCCGCCCGCGCCAGCTCGTCCACGAACGCCCCGATGAACGCGTGCGCCGCCTGCTGCACGTTCATAGGCTCGCCTCCAATGCCGCCAGCATAGGCCGCAGCTTCAGCGCCGACTCTTCGTACTCGCTCTCCGGCACCGAATCACCCATGATGCCGCAGCCGGCGAACAGCCACGCTTCCTCGCCCCGCACCAGGGCCGAGCGCAAGCCCGCCGCGAACTCGCCATCGCCGGCCCAGTCCATCCAGCCCACCGGTCCCGCGTACCAGCCGCGTGCCCAGCCCTCGCGCTCCCGAATCCAGGCCAGCGCCGCCTCCCGCGGGTACCCCGCGAGAGCAGGCGTCGGGTGCACCCGCGCCGTCAGTTCCAGCACGTCCACGCCGTGGGCCGCCTGGGCCGTCACTGGCGTGTACAAGTGCTGTACGTTGGCCAGCCGGCGCAGCTCCGTGCCCCCCACGGACACCTCCACGCACGCCGGCGCGAGCGCTTCGATGATGGCCCGCAGCACGATGCGGTGCTCCGCCGCGTTCTTGGCGTCGGACAGCAGCCAGCGACCGAGCTCTTCGTCTTCCGCGGGCGTGGCGCCCCGGCGCACGGATCCCGCCAGGCAGGCCACGTGCACGAGCCCGCCCGTCTTGCGCACGATGCGTTCGGGCGTCGCGCCAAGGAAACAGTCGCCGCCGCGCGCGACGGCGAAAAGGTAGCACGCGGGATAATGCGCCAGCAGGTAACGCAGCGCGGCGCCGACGTCGAAGCGTCTCGACGCGGCGATGCGCACGCAGCGGGCCAGCACGGCTTTCTCCAGAACCCTGCTGCGCACGGCCGCGGCCGTCTCCGCCACGGCCGCCAGCCACCGCCCCCGCGGCGGGATCTCCTCCACGATGCGAACCGCGGTTTCCGGCACGGCCGCAACCCCGTCCGCGGCGCCGGGTGCGCCCTCGTCCGCTGCGCAAGCCCCCACTTCCTCAGCTTCCGCCCACGCGGCCGCCAGATCCCGCGCCGCCGCCTCGGCCGCGAGCTGCGGGTCGTCGTCCGGCCCGACGACAGCGTTGAGCGTCACCCACGCCCGCCCGGCCACGTCCCCGTACATCACCCGCGGCAAGTCGAGCCGTCCCTCGCCGAAGGCCTCCCAAAGGTCTCCGGCGCCGCCGGCGTCAAAGGCGAACCCGCCCAGCAGCAACGGCCCGGGCCCCGGCGCCGCCGTCCGTTCGCCGTGCGCGCCCGCCGTCCCGCCGGCCGCGTGCGGCAAGCCTTCCCGTTGGCCGCACGCCTGCTCGCCTTCCGCCGGCTGGTCCTCCGCCGGCTCGCCGTCCACGACGACTACTGCATCGGACACCAGCACCCGCCACAGCAGCGATACCCGGGCGAACCGGTCCGGCCCCGCGCCGGCCGCCGACCAAGCCGTCCCGACGCCCAGCAGCACGGCGTCCTGCCAAGGTGCATACCACAGCATGGCGTCCGCACCGCGCGCCCGCGCCGCCTCGAAGACCGCGATCCAATCCCGCCGCGGCAGCCCCTCCGACACGCTGACCAACACTGGCCTCCCGTCTCGCCGCGCCCGCGCCGCCGCCTCCGCGAAGGGCGCCACCAGCCGCCTCAGAACGTCCGCCTCGCTCCCTGCGCTCAACACCGCCGGTCCGCGCCGGGTCATCGCCTTCGTCATGATGCCGCCCCCTGCGCCCCGGCCCGGGAGTCCGTCTCCGCCTCGGCCGCCGCGCCGATGCTGCGCAAGAGCATGGCCCGCAGCTGCGGCAGCGCGGTTTCCAGCAGGTCCGGCTGTCCCGTATGCACCCAACGCATCACCACTTCGTTGATGGCCCCGAGCCACACGTACGCCGCCAGCTCCGTATCCAGCGGCGCGATGGACCCTTCCTCCACGGCCCGGTCCAGGTGGCGCTTAATGAGCGCGGCGAAACCCGCGTGCAGTTGGTGGAGCTTGTCGTTGAAGGCGTGGCCGAGGCCGGCCGCTTCGATGAGCATGATCTTGGCGAGGCGGCGGTGGCGGGAAAACTCGGACAAGACGGTGCGCAGCGCCGCGTCCACCTTGTTGAGGGCGCCGTGCTCGCGGGCGATGGCGTCCTCGACGCGGCGGAACAGCACGGAGTACATATGGTCGACCAGCGCCAGGAAAATCGCTTGCTTGCTGGGGAAGAAATGATAGAAGGAACCTTTCGACGTGTCCGAAGCCCGGACGATATCGTCCACCGCGGCCGCGTAATACCCTTTCTCCGCGAACACTTCGGCCGCGGCCTCCAAAATGCGCCGCTTCGTTTCCGGCTCGTCCGCGGGCGCAAACCACCCCGCGGGCGTGGCCTCCATCGCTTTTTCCACAGCCGGACAGCCCCTGTTGCGTCGATTCATACACGCCAGTCGAAGCGCGCTCGGGCGCGAAAAAAAGACTCGGGACGCGCCGCCGCGCGCCACGCCCGGCGACTAGACCGACGCGTCGGTCTAGTCACCTTTCACGATACCGCACCCGGGACCGCCCGTCAATGCGGCTCACCGCTGAGCGACGGCGGGCTCCGTGACAATGATGCGTCCTACCATGCCCATGAGCTGATGGCCGTTCACAGTGCAAACGATGGGGTACTCGCCCGGCTGGGTGAAGACGAAGCCCCACTGCTGGCCGGGGCCGAGGATCGGCGACTCGAACAGCGGCGGCTCCGCGCCGACTCGCCGCGTGCCGGACTGCAAGATGTTGTGCTCCACCGAGTCTTGGTTGACGAACACGACGCGCGTGCCCTCCGGCACCACGATGTCGGACGGATTAAAGCGGAAGTTCTTGATGTTGACGTAAACCGTCGGCCTCTGCTCCGCCGCGTCGTCGGCCGGATCATCCTCGAAGCCCACGCCCGCGGCGTCGCCTAGGCCGCACGCGAACGCCAGCCCGCGGCCGAGCCCGGCCAGCGGCGCCAGCGAGCTGCAACCCAGCAGCGTAAAGCCCAACAAAAAAAGGAGGATGGACGCCAACGCCCACGAGAGGGCCGGCAAGCGAAAACGCGGCAGATATTTCATGCGCTTAACCACTCCTGATCAGGAGTGTAGCAAAATTCTCGACCGCAGGCGAGGGATTTTCTCCCGGAACTCCGGTGACAATCGTCCCTTCGGCCGGTCGGTTCACGACCCCGGGCCCCGCCCGACCTCGGCCAGCAGTTTCTCGATGCGCTCCTCCTCGCTCAGCGGCCGCTTCGTCTCCGGGTCCACAGCCACGCACGCCCCGTCCACGATGCGCGTCACGATGGTGCCCTTGGCCGCCGGATTGTTGCGCAAGTGCGGCGCGTCGATGAGCCCCAGTTCCACCGCCGTGGCGATGGTCTCCGGGTCCGCCCACGGGTCCTCCGCGCCCAGGCTCTCGCCCAGCCGCCAAATGGCGTCCAGCAGCACCCGCGTCTCACGCTTGAGCGCCTCCTTGCGCCGCTGCACCCGCTCGTCGTCGGTCAGGTCCGGAAAGTCGTGCATCACTTTCTCGATGACCCTGCGCGCGATCTTGCAGCTTTCGATGACTTCCTCCGCCGTCGCCGCGTGGTCCGCCTCGGTGAAAGCCACCACGTGGACGATGTGGGGCTTCAGCGCCATCTGCAGCGCGGTCGAGAAGGCCAGGTGCCCCTTGGCTTCCGCCAAGTCGGCCGGATAGCTGGACAAGCCCGCGCGCGTCTCGGTCCACACGGTAAAGTTCGGCCCGCACAGCGACTCGATGAGTTCCTTCTTGGCCAGCATCTTGGCCAAGTCCATGCGCGGCGACGTGGACGGCGGGTTGTTGAACATGTACTGGGCCACGTAGTCGCGCACGCCCATCTTGCGGGCGTTGTACGCGGCGAGAAACGCCATGGCCGCCGCCACCGTGTCGGGCGCGTCGCGCAGGCTCCAGTGATGCGATTCGTTGCTCTCCACCGGCACGCCCCGCTCGCCGTGCCAGCGCATCGTCTCCTGCGCTTCGCGGATAGTCTGCCGCAAAGGCCGCTGGCTCCGCCCGTCCAGCACGCTGTACCACGTCAGCGGCACCGCGCACCAGGCGTTCTGGATGGTCTCCAGCAGCATCTCCGCCCATTGGATTTGATCCCGCGTGCCGCTGTAGCAGCGCAGCAGCGGGTAGTTGCCGCAGCGCGTCGCCTCGTAGATGGCCCGCAAGTGCTCCGGCTTGCGCACCGGCACGCCCCCCGCGCCCGGCTTGTGCCGGGCCAGCTCCTCGGGCCGGAAGAAGCTCTCCTGGGCCGCCTGGTCGGGGCCGATGGACAAGACGTCCAGCACCCGCGCCTCGGCGATGCGCCGCGCGCCCGCGACGGTTTCCTCCAGCGACGGCAAGCCGAAGTGGTGCCGGATGATAGGAAACGGCGCCTTCCAGGCGATGCGCTCCAGGAGCGTGCTCGGATACGACTCCCGGCTGCGGTCCACTTTATGGCCTTTCAGGTAGGCAACGACGTCCTCGATGGTCTCCTCGCCGTTGAAGACGTGCTCAAACAAGCCGCTTCGCGCCGCGACTTCCGCCACCGGCGCCGTGCCGCCGAAGACGAAGCGGACGCCTTCCACGCCGGCCTTGCGCAGCTCCGCTTTCAGCTCTTCAAACAGCGGCTCCGCGGTGGACGGCGTCAGCCGGTAGCCCACGGCCACCAGTTCCGGCTGGCTTTCCACGATGGCCCCCACCAGCTCCCGCACCGACACGGCGGGACCTAGGGAGACCGTTTTGTAGCCTTGCTCCTCCGCGAGGCGCAGGAAGTTGACGACCCCGGCCACGTGCACGCATTCCCCCAGGGCCGCGCCGATGACGAGCTTGTTGCGCTGACCGACCCGTTCCATGCCGACGCCTCCCTCGCTTCGTGCTGCGAGCCGGCGTGCCGGCTCCCCCGCCCGGTCCGGACGGTGTAGGACCATTGTACCGAACGCGGGCGTGCTTTGCAAAAAGGAGGCTGGGCGCCGGCGGCGAACACCGTTTGCAATACGCAACAGCCGCCGTGCCAGGTGCTGCGGCAACGTCTGGAGGGAGCAGGATTGACGTCGCAGCGAACATTCGTACCGGAGGACTTGTACCGCATCGTCTTGGTGAGCGACCCGCAAATCGCGCCCGACGGGTCGTGCATCGCCTTCGTCCGCGGGCATGTGGAGGGCGAGAAGAAAGAGTTGCGCACCCATATCTGGCTGGCGCCGCTGGGCGCAAGCGGCGCGGAAGCCGCCGCGCCGCGCCCCTACACGCGCGGGCCCCGCAGCGACTCGCAGCCGCGCTGGTCGCCCGACGGGCGGCGCCTCGCCTTCGTGCGGCAGACGGGCGAAGGCCCCCAGGCGGACCGGCAAATTTGGATTCTCGACCGGGCTGGGGGCGAAGCGTACCAGCTGACGGCCATGCGCAACGGCGCCGCCAATCCCGTCTGGTCGCCGGACGGCAAGTACATCGCCTTCGTGTCGGCGGTCGACGACGCGTACGCCGAGCACGGCGACGAGAGCTTTGACCCGACCAAGCCGAAGACGGAGGCCGACCGCAAGCGGGACGAAAAGCGCCAGCGGGACGAAGCGAAGCTTTACACCCGCTTCCGCTACAAGTTCGACTCCACCGGCCTCTTCGCCCCGCAGCGCCGCCACGTCTGGATCGTGGCCGTGCCCGACGTGCCGCCGGCGCCCGCGCCCGAACCGGCCGCCGACGACCAAAAGAGCGACGCGCCGGAAAACGGTGCGCTGGCCTACGCCGCCGCCCTGCCCAAGCCCGTGCAGGTGACGAGCGGCCCGTACGACTACGCGCTCCTGGACTGGTCTCCCGACGGCCGCTGGATCGCCGTCGCGACGTCGCAGGAGGACGAGCGCAAACCCGTCTCCGACATCTACCTCTTCCCCGTGCCGCGGGACGGCGAGCCTGCGGGCGAACCCGTCCGGCTCACCGCCGCGGACGGCACCTTCACCGAGGCCCGCTGGTCGCCCGACGGCCGCCACATCGCCGTCGTCGGCCATCACCGCGAGTTCGGCGGGGCCACCCTGAACCGCCTCTGGCTCTTCCCCGCCCCCGGGCAGCCTGGCCAGAAGACGTGCCTGACGGCGGCGTGGGACCGCA is part of the Bacillota bacterium genome and harbors:
- the menE gene encoding o-succinylbenzoate--CoA ligase; the encoded protein is MPEWVARRAYLSPQAPALFFGGRTYTFAELNEEAERAACALRAALAEARARHPAESDALTTDAAGRPLRVGPRVAVLLPNSPDFVVVVHALAKAGAVLVPLNVRLAPGEMAWQVQDAEAALLIYDETYAEKAQAVASLLGEATPRLLDVAELRAAAGFQQVPDRGEAGAPPRTHVDLDEVHSILYTSGTTGRPKGALLTYGNHWWSAVGSALNLGLAAGDRWLACVPLFHVSGLSILFRSVLYGIPVVLHPRFDPEAVNRAIDEDGVTLLSVVAAMLDRMLDAKGGQRYPPSLRAVLLGGGPAPEALLRRAAAAGMPVLQTYGLTETASQAATLAPADALVRIGSAGKPLFPTEVRVVVEDEAGSRRWAAPGEAGEIVVRGPTVTVGYWRRPDATAEKFRDGWFHTGDVGFLDADGYLYVLDRRDDMFVSGGENVYPAEIEAVLREHAAVADAGVVGVPDATWGRVPAAAVVLRPGASATAEELALFCRQRLAGYKVPKQFAFVAALPRNAAGKLLRRELTGLFAGGTAP
- a CDS encoding 1,4-dihydroxy-2-naphthoate polyprenyltransferase: MWLMAARPATLPAAVVPVLVGSATAWAAARQFHPGAFFAALVASVLIQIGTNFANDLFDFHRGADTERRTGPVRITAAGWVTPEQMRLATALVFGLAFAVGMYLVYLRGWPILAVGLAAIACGVLYTGGPWPLAYHGLGDVFAFLFFGVVAVAGTHYVHTGTLDGLALLASIPVGCLVTAILVVNNLRDIPTDRETGKRTLAVRLGDRGTRWEYGLLVAAAYLVPVVAWLAGAAGATALLPLLSGAVAVRLVRTVAAGAQGTALNRVLAGTGRLHLLYGLLWAAGLLWA
- a CDS encoding 1,4-dihydroxy-2-naphthoyl-CoA synthase encodes the protein MPVQWQKVKDYTDIIYEKAEGIARITINRPHVHNAFRPLTVQEMMDAFADAREDREIGVVLLRGAGDKAFCTGGDQKVRGDAGYVGDDGVPRLNVLDLQRQIRYLPKPVIAVVAGYCIGGGHVLHLVCDLTIAADNAIFGQAGPRVGSFDAGYGATLLARIVGHKKAREIWYLCRQYTAQEALEMGLVNAVVPLEQLEEESIKWAKEILQMSPTAIRFLKAAFNADTDGLAGLQQLAGDATLLFYMTDEAKEGRNAFLEKRKPDFSKFPRFP
- the menH gene encoding 2-succinyl-6-hydroxy-2,4-cyclohexadiene-1-carboxylate synthase, whose translation is MYVLNGLSYNVQVTGRGPALLLLHGFTGDLHTWDPFVPAWSQKFRVIAVDLPGHGRTGAPRDPERYRLERCAADLVRLLDELGADDVRVLGYSMGGRVALHLALAAPQRVTALVLESASPGIRDPAERAARRQADEELAAFIEREGVASFVERWERLPLFATQARLPEGVRSAVRAQRLRQRAEGLANALRGMGAGVQEPLHGRLGEIQAPALLLAGALDEKYVGIVQEMAALMPRARAVIVPDAGHAVHLERPDAFMQAVTEFLTGL
- a CDS encoding 2-succinyl-5-enolpyruvyl-6-hydroxy-3-cyclohexene-1-carboxylic-acid synthase; its protein translation is MNVQQAAHAFIGAFVDELARAGVRHVCLCPGSRSTPLALLCADHPDLRVWMHIDERSAAFFALGLAKATGEPVALAGTSGTAVVNFMPAVVEAHFSRVPLIVLTADRPRELRDVGANQTIDQVRLYGTHVKWFVDMPLPEASAPLVAYARMAAARAAATVKASPAGPVHLNFPLREPLVPLPGPAVDWPVHPQIVAGTRTLASRQVEELARQWRRVERGLFVCGPETPAAAAGDIAVLADKLGWPVLADPLSGLRAPGSAGVVDAYDVFLRDETVAAALTPELVVRFGAAPVSKALLQALQRWAGVPQVVVDEGGGWRDPVLTAGKLLHVDPGWLCRAVLEALQVLGAPEDGRGAGPAGRERANSPHWRELWRRLNDEVRRVLREAAVQQEGLFEGRVFQELAELLPDGAALFVGNSMPVRDMDAFFPAIQRRVRVFGNRGASGIDGVVSSALGVSAAWSGPVVLVLGDLSFYHDLNGLLAAKLHGLPCTIVVVNNDGGGIFSFLPQAEVPRHFERLFGTPHGLDFEPVVRMYGGRFTRVRDWAAFRQAVQEGVAGRGLYVVEVPSDRARNVAQHRDVFARAQAAAREVLASCTS
- a CDS encoding isochorismate synthase; this translates as MTKAMTRRGPAVLSAGSEADVLRRLVAPFAEAAARARRDGRPVLVSVSEGLPRRDWIAVFEAARARGADAMLWYAPWQDAVLLGVGTAWSAAGAGPDRFARVSLLWRVLVSDAVVVVDGEPAEDQPAEGEQACGQREGLPHAAGGTAGAHGERTAAPGPGPLLLGGFAFDAGGAGDLWEAFGEGRLDLPRVMYGDVAGRAWVTLNAVVGPDDDPQLAAEAAARDLAAAWAEAEEVGACAADEGAPGAADGVAAVPETAVRIVEEIPPRGRWLAAVAETAAAVRSRVLEKAVLARCVRIAASRRFDVGAALRYLLAHYPACYLFAVARGGDCFLGATPERIVRKTGGLVHVACLAGSVRRGATPAEDEELGRWLLSDAKNAAEHRIVLRAIIEALAPACVEVSVGGTELRRLANVQHLYTPVTAQAAHGVDVLELTARVHPTPALAGYPREAALAWIREREGWARGWYAGPVGWMDWAGDGEFAAGLRSALVRGEEAWLFAGCGIMGDSVPESEYEESALKLRPMLAALEASL
- a CDS encoding TetR/AcrR family transcriptional regulator — translated: MEATPAGWFAPADEPETKRRILEAAAEVFAEKGYYAAAVDDIVRASDTSKGSFYHFFPSKQAIFLALVDHMYSVLFRRVEDAIAREHGALNKVDAALRTVLSEFSRHRRLAKIMLIEAAGLGHAFNDKLHQLHAGFAALIKRHLDRAVEEGSIAPLDTELAAYVWLGAINEVVMRWVHTGQPDLLETALPQLRAMLLRSIGAAAEAETDSRAGAQGAAS